The Micrococcales bacterium genome includes a region encoding these proteins:
- a CDS encoding type IV toxin-antitoxin system AbiEi family antitoxin domain-containing protein has translation MKTTDALSVLSDLTASQWAMVTTAQAATCGITRLQLSRLADQGHLERIGQGIYRNAGAPTGRFDAVKAAWLSISPKLTAEKRLTSKPADAVASGATAAYLLGLGDLVPEPYQFTVPKRRQTQRHELVFRVRQLPAEASTRREGLPITTPEQTIADLLEERMDKSLVADVFADVTSIDAGRMVALLSPLAARYGFRSGDGQAFYAQLQRLARRDMESLAKAVVATPLAGKILDEYAKTVDPAVLKAVTATAQSTAVALASSTVLKQLIESQQALTLTIAPALSKIARAVSQMKPVMTPEAMASIKSIQESLARVPMPRIELDSRRRRQLMEASGRMKPPLAVARTATSSSKSDKESETS, from the coding sequence ATGAAAACGACGGATGCTCTTAGTGTGCTGAGTGACCTCACTGCGAGCCAGTGGGCCATGGTCACGACAGCCCAGGCAGCCACCTGCGGGATCACGCGCCTCCAGCTATCCCGTCTGGCCGACCAAGGGCACCTTGAGCGTATCGGCCAAGGCATCTACCGCAATGCAGGAGCGCCGACCGGGCGGTTCGACGCCGTGAAGGCAGCTTGGCTCTCAATCAGCCCAAAGCTCACCGCAGAAAAGCGTCTAACCAGCAAGCCAGCTGATGCAGTGGCTTCGGGCGCGACCGCCGCCTACCTGCTGGGGCTGGGTGATCTGGTTCCAGAGCCGTACCAGTTCACCGTTCCGAAGCGCCGTCAAACGCAACGTCATGAACTCGTCTTTAGAGTCAGGCAACTGCCTGCGGAGGCCAGCACGCGGCGGGAGGGACTGCCGATCACCACGCCCGAGCAGACCATCGCGGACCTTCTGGAAGAAAGAATGGACAAGTCGCTTGTCGCGGATGTCTTTGCTGATGTAACGAGCATCGACGCTGGCCGGATGGTGGCACTGCTGTCGCCTCTGGCAGCACGATATGGGTTCAGGAGCGGCGACGGTCAGGCATTCTATGCCCAGCTTCAAAGGCTTGCCCGGCGTGACATGGAATCGCTGGCCAAAGCGGTGGTAGCCACTCCGCTGGCGGGGAAGATTCTTGATGAGTATGCCAAGACAGTCGATCCAGCTGTCCTCAAAGCCGTGACTGCCACAGCGCAATCGACGGCTGTGGCACTCGCCAGCAGTACTGTTCTGAAGCAACTCATAGAGTCGCAGCAAGCTCTGACTCTAACGATTGCACCGGCCCTGTCTAAGATCGCTCGTGCCGTATCCCAGATGAAGCCGGTGATGACTCCAGAAGCCATGGCCTCCATCAAGAGTATTCAGGAGAGTCTTGCCAGGGTCCCGATGCCGCGCATTGAACTGGACTCCCGAAGGAGGCGGCAACTGATGGAGGCGTCGGGGCGTATGAAGCCACCGCTGGCGGTGGCCCGTACTGCCACGTCCAGCAGCAAGTCCGATAAAGAGAGTGAGACATCATGA